A DNA window from Candidatus Eremiobacterota bacterium contains the following coding sequences:
- the murI gene encoding glutamate racemase translates to MLGLYDSGLGGLTVLAALRTAGITEDVVYFADQAHVPYGDKTEAEIHGFLRDNLALLGEQHVDAVVTACNTSCAVAEKIGWPQTPFPVIDLIATAGRSFAQTPHRRIAVVATAATVRAGAYARAIRASAPHAGVIEIAAPKLVPLVEQGYADTDTAREAVAEIVAELPPDVDALVYGCTHYPLLDRWFAQLLNPHVDRIDPARAQAAATAKLIAERNLAGGTSTTTYYTNGDPDAFKTAVRRWTGDLSGRVAALIAR, encoded by the coding sequence GTGCTCGGCCTCTACGACTCGGGGCTCGGCGGCCTCACCGTGCTCGCTGCGCTGCGCACCGCGGGGATCACCGAAGACGTCGTCTACTTCGCCGACCAGGCGCACGTCCCGTACGGCGACAAAACCGAAGCCGAAATCCACGGCTTCCTGCGCGACAACCTGGCGCTGCTCGGCGAGCAGCACGTCGACGCCGTCGTCACCGCGTGCAACACGAGCTGCGCGGTCGCCGAGAAGATCGGCTGGCCCCAGACGCCGTTCCCGGTGATCGACTTGATCGCGACCGCCGGACGGTCGTTCGCGCAGACGCCACACCGCCGCATCGCCGTCGTCGCAACCGCGGCGACGGTGCGCGCCGGCGCCTACGCGCGCGCGATCCGCGCGAGCGCGCCGCATGCCGGCGTGATCGAGATTGCCGCGCCGAAGCTGGTGCCGCTCGTCGAGCAAGGCTACGCCGATACGGACACCGCGCGCGAAGCCGTCGCGGAGATCGTCGCCGAATTGCCGCCCGACGTCGACGCGCTCGTCTACGGCTGCACGCACTATCCGCTGCTCGACCGCTGGTTCGCGCAGCTTTTAAATCCCCACGTCGACCGCATCGATCCCGCCCGCGCCCAAGCCGCCGCAACGGCAAAGCTGATCGCGGAACGCAACCTCGCCGGCGGCACCTCGACGACGACCTATTACACGAACGGCGACCCCGACGCGTTCAAAACCGCCGTCCGCCGCTGGACCGGCGACCTCTCCGGCCGAGTCGCCGCCCTCATCGCGCGCTAA
- a CDS encoding N-acetylmuramoyl-L-alanine amidase — MNLSRVRAFSLLAFFLAAFFACAPGALAQERAPNFWFQGTRLIFDRATPMQGDLAVSTHDSGLRRFLDRLGANVAYQPGQRYAVVTAQDRRTIVFTLGDPGYAVAGVRAQAPFAPFADGNDVVLPFYALARALYVEPVPQAYETVLQPRLGALDVRTDGPRTIVTVRGAMPLVTSTGAESPERVQLSFVGLGSSLAPSRRTPGTAVDSIDVAVGGSAKVPTTTVTIAGARGSAHRVVNSGSPDAYTVVFEPRDVAQQTGSYVPPTPPPLGAPAQSAQAGNPPDGTQTAPPLVVAGRATVTDLSIEQAAGDALAVHVSLSGATSYEWHRLADNRWYVDFQNTTLSGPGRDEHPQFGAVSSVRVRQQGSTDAPSVRVAFTMTGEQRVDLQPSDNGLLITVSTEDATDTARAGSGRTGGVPVVASAAPPEASAAPAPWKYGANTNPKLIVLDPGHGGGDTGTAHNGLVEKQLTLDIAERVRALLVAQGWTVRMTRETDVDPVSQENLAKMHADGKPNADDRAYLQTRCDVANNAGARFFVSIHVNSAPVESARGTTFYWYKPQDAPFAQALEKAVIPLAGTQDDGTRHENFYVVRHTTMPAVLIETAFVTNPGDVALLRQPSFLQNVAQGIANGIKAYAAAPSANALSRQ; from the coding sequence ATGAACCTCTCTCGCGTTCGAGCTTTTAGCCTACTCGCGTTCTTCCTCGCCGCGTTCTTCGCGTGCGCGCCCGGCGCGCTCGCGCAGGAGCGCGCGCCGAATTTCTGGTTCCAGGGAACGCGCCTCATCTTCGACCGCGCCACGCCGATGCAGGGCGATCTCGCGGTCTCCACGCACGACTCGGGCCTGCGGCGCTTCCTCGACCGGCTCGGCGCGAACGTCGCCTATCAGCCCGGCCAGCGCTACGCCGTCGTCACCGCGCAAGACCGCCGCACGATCGTCTTCACGCTCGGCGATCCCGGCTACGCCGTCGCGGGCGTGCGCGCGCAGGCGCCGTTCGCGCCGTTCGCCGACGGCAACGACGTCGTGCTGCCGTTCTACGCGCTGGCTCGCGCGCTCTACGTCGAGCCGGTCCCGCAGGCGTACGAGACGGTGCTGCAGCCGCGCCTGGGCGCGCTCGACGTGCGCACCGACGGACCGCGCACGATCGTCACGGTGCGCGGCGCGATGCCGCTGGTGACCAGCACCGGCGCCGAGTCGCCGGAGCGCGTGCAGCTCTCGTTCGTCGGGCTCGGCTCCTCGCTGGCGCCTTCGCGCCGCACGCCCGGCACGGCGGTCGACTCGATCGACGTCGCGGTCGGCGGCTCGGCGAAGGTGCCGACGACGACCGTCACGATCGCCGGCGCGCGCGGTTCGGCGCACCGCGTCGTCAACTCGGGATCGCCAGACGCGTACACCGTGGTCTTCGAGCCGCGGGACGTCGCGCAGCAAACCGGCTCGTACGTTCCGCCGACGCCGCCGCCGCTCGGCGCGCCCGCGCAGTCCGCGCAGGCGGGGAACCCGCCCGACGGAACGCAAACCGCCCCGCCGCTGGTCGTCGCGGGCCGCGCGACGGTGACCGATCTGTCGATCGAGCAAGCCGCGGGCGACGCGCTCGCCGTGCACGTCTCGCTCAGCGGCGCGACAAGCTACGAATGGCATCGTCTGGCGGACAACCGTTGGTACGTAGACTTTCAAAACACGACGCTCAGCGGACCGGGGCGCGACGAGCACCCGCAGTTCGGTGCGGTCTCGTCGGTGCGCGTGCGCCAGCAGGGTTCGACCGACGCGCCCAGCGTGCGCGTCGCGTTCACGATGACCGGCGAGCAGCGCGTCGATCTGCAACCGAGCGACAACGGCCTGCTGATCACCGTCTCGACCGAAGATGCGACCGACACCGCGCGCGCGGGGAGCGGGCGCACCGGCGGCGTGCCGGTCGTCGCGAGCGCCGCGCCGCCCGAGGCGAGCGCCGCGCCGGCGCCGTGGAAATACGGCGCGAACACGAACCCGAAGCTGATCGTGCTCGATCCTGGGCACGGCGGGGGCGACACCGGGACCGCGCACAACGGCTTGGTCGAGAAGCAGCTTACGCTCGACATCGCGGAGCGCGTGCGCGCCTTGCTGGTCGCGCAAGGCTGGACCGTGCGGATGACGCGCGAGACCGACGTCGATCCGGTCAGCCAGGAGAACCTCGCCAAGATGCACGCCGACGGCAAGCCGAACGCCGACGACCGCGCCTACCTGCAGACGCGCTGCGACGTCGCGAACAACGCGGGCGCGCGGTTCTTCGTGAGCATCCACGTCAACAGCGCGCCGGTCGAGAGCGCGCGCGGGACGACGTTCTACTGGTACAAGCCGCAGGACGCGCCGTTCGCGCAGGCGCTCGAAAAAGCGGTGATCCCGCTGGCCGGAACGCAAGACGACGGAACGCGGCACGAGAACTTCTACGTCGTGCGCCACACCACGATGCCCGCGGTGCTGATCGAGACCGCGTTCGTCACCAATCCGGGCGACGTCGCGCTGCTGCGGCAGCCTTCGTTCCTGCAGAACGTCGCGCAAGGGATCGCGAACGGCATCAAAGCGTACGCCGCCGCGCCGAGCGCGAACGCGCTGAGCCGGCAGTAG
- a CDS encoding GerMN domain-containing protein: protein MRASRALVLIVLFVAAAGVAWWYTTRKTGPVASAGIDVYYAKADGTTLAPWHVSLGPARDRASVAFYAATQCIAGPPPGVEAIRFPAGTHVRAVDVQGSTADVDISKDVASSAEGGFAESAEFKALVWTLTQPSLGFSAVKVRVEGARVATLPGGHLELDEPLSRSSF, encoded by the coding sequence ATGCGAGCTTCGCGCGCCTTGGTGCTCATCGTGCTGTTCGTCGCGGCGGCCGGCGTCGCGTGGTGGTACACCACCCGCAAGACCGGCCCGGTTGCGAGCGCCGGCATCGACGTCTACTACGCGAAAGCGGACGGGACGACGCTGGCGCCGTGGCACGTCTCGCTCGGCCCCGCGCGCGACCGCGCGAGCGTCGCGTTCTACGCGGCGACGCAGTGCATCGCCGGACCGCCGCCCGGCGTCGAGGCGATTCGCTTCCCCGCGGGAACGCACGTGCGCGCCGTCGACGTTCAGGGATCAACCGCAGACGTCGATATCTCTAAAGACGTCGCGTCCTCCGCCGAAGGCGGGTTCGCGGAGTCGGCGGAGTTCAAGGCGCTCGTCTGGACCCTCACGCAACCGTCGCTCGGCTTCTCGGCGGTGAAGGTGCGGGTCGAGGGCGCCCGCGTCGCAACGCTTCCCGGAGGACACCTCGAGCTCGATGAACCTCTCTCGCGTTCGAGCTTTTAG
- the infA gene encoding translation initiation factor IF-1, giving the protein MTPVVKEDTLSLVGRVVETFPSSTFKVELENGHTILASLAGRLRRFRIRITPGDDVDVELSPYDLTRGRITYRRQGRNA; this is encoded by the coding sequence ATGACCCCCGTCGTCAAAGAAGACACGCTGAGCCTGGTCGGCCGCGTCGTCGAAACGTTTCCCAGCTCGACCTTCAAGGTCGAGCTCGAGAACGGCCACACGATCCTCGCCAGCCTCGCGGGTCGCCTGCGCCGCTTTCGCATCCGCATCACGCCCGGTGACGACGTCGACGTCGAGCTCTCGCCGTACGATCTGACGCGCGGGCGGATCACCTACCGGCGCCAAGGACGGAACGCGTAG
- a CDS encoding zinc-ribbon domain containing protein, which produces MYTDETLNCTDCNAPFTFSAGEQEFFAAKGFTNKPNRCPDCRAARKAQRGGGGGGGSSYSGGGYGGGRPQREMFQATCSACGKIAEVPFQPRGDKPVYCRDCFSSRQSYR; this is translated from the coding sequence ATGTACACTGACGAAACCCTGAATTGCACCGACTGCAATGCGCCCTTCACGTTCTCGGCCGGAGAGCAAGAGTTCTTCGCCGCGAAGGGCTTCACCAACAAGCCCAACCGCTGTCCCGACTGCCGTGCGGCCCGCAAGGCCCAGCGCGGTGGCGGTGGTGGCGGCGGCAGCTCGTACTCGGGCGGCGGCTACGGCGGCGGCCGTCCGCAGCGCGAGATGTTCCAAGCCACGTGCAGCGCCTGCGGGAAGATCGCCGAAGTCCCGTTCCAGCCGCGCGGTGACAAGCCGGTGTACTGCCGCGACTGTTTCTCGTCGCGCCAGTCGTACCGCTGA
- a CDS encoding sterol desaturase family protein, with amino-acid sequence MATFASFWRHGSNAVLALGIVALLVLFATRALAFTPASLLAVALGALVFFVSEYTTHRFMLHAPPQNHPFVLKLQHRLHYDHHIDPARLDLLFLPLWFAVPVAALTFGIYFAVTRSWSVSATLLLGSLLGLLWYEWVHFVAHIPFVPKTPFGRWIKKYHLWHHFKNERMWFGVTNPSMDFVGRTYARVEEVERSGSTRVLFPK; translated from the coding sequence ATGGCAACCTTTGCGAGCTTCTGGCGCCACGGCAGCAACGCGGTCCTCGCGCTCGGGATCGTCGCGCTGCTCGTGCTGTTCGCGACGCGCGCGCTCGCGTTTACGCCGGCCAGCCTCCTCGCGGTGGCGCTCGGCGCGCTGGTGTTCTTCGTCTCGGAGTACACGACGCACCGCTTCATGCTGCACGCGCCCCCGCAGAACCACCCGTTCGTGCTGAAGCTGCAGCACCGGCTGCACTACGACCACCACATCGACCCGGCGCGGCTGGACTTGCTGTTCCTCCCGCTGTGGTTTGCGGTCCCGGTCGCCGCGCTGACGTTCGGCATCTACTTCGCCGTGACGCGGAGCTGGAGCGTCAGCGCGACGCTGCTGCTCGGAAGTCTGCTCGGGCTCTTGTGGTACGAGTGGGTGCACTTCGTCGCCCACATCCCGTTCGTGCCGAAGACGCCGTTCGGGCGCTGGATCAAGAAGTACCACCTCTGGCACCACTTCAAGAACGAACGGATGTGGTTCGGGGTGACGAACCCGAGCATGGACTTCGTCGGCCGCACCTACGCGCGCGTCGAAGAGGTGGAGCGCTCCGGCAGCACGCGCGTGCTCTTTCCGAAGTAG
- a CDS encoding aldo/keto reductase, producing the protein MDTVRLGRTGLNISRICLGTMTFGLQTDRAESFKIMDVAGEAGIDFIDVADVYPVGGTLETVGRTEEIVGEWLAGKRERFVLATKVYNRVGPGPNDMGNARRHVIDACEKSLRRLRTDFIDLYYIHRWDPETPIDETLAAFDDLRRAGKIRYAGCSNIAAWQMMSALWAADRERTVRFDAVQPRYNLLYRAIEAELLPAAQANGVGAVVFNPLAAGVLTGKYKPGEQPQEGTRFTLGNAASLYQQRYWQDAQLEVVEQLAHDVASRGKKLTHVALRWVLDQPGVTAAIVGASRAEQLRDSLGALKIELDDADRRACDEAWYALPRRRPEEER; encoded by the coding sequence ATGGATACCGTCCGGCTCGGCCGCACCGGCCTGAATATCTCGCGGATATGCCTGGGGACGATGACGTTCGGGCTGCAGACGGACCGCGCGGAGTCGTTCAAGATCATGGACGTCGCCGGCGAAGCCGGGATCGACTTCATCGACGTCGCCGACGTCTACCCGGTCGGCGGGACGCTCGAGACGGTCGGGCGGACCGAGGAGATCGTCGGCGAGTGGCTGGCCGGGAAGCGCGAGCGGTTCGTGCTCGCGACGAAGGTCTACAACCGCGTCGGACCGGGACCGAACGACATGGGCAACGCGCGCCGGCACGTGATCGACGCGTGCGAGAAGTCGCTGCGGCGGCTGCGCACCGACTTCATCGACCTGTACTACATCCACCGCTGGGATCCCGAGACGCCGATCGACGAGACGCTCGCCGCGTTCGACGACCTGCGCCGCGCCGGCAAGATCCGCTACGCCGGCTGCAGCAACATCGCGGCCTGGCAGATGATGTCCGCGCTGTGGGCGGCGGATCGCGAGCGCACCGTGCGCTTCGACGCGGTGCAGCCGCGCTACAATCTTTTGTACCGCGCGATCGAGGCCGAGCTGCTCCCGGCCGCGCAGGCGAACGGCGTCGGCGCGGTCGTCTTCAACCCGCTCGCCGCCGGCGTGCTGACCGGAAAGTACAAACCCGGCGAGCAGCCGCAAGAAGGGACGCGCTTCACGCTCGGCAACGCGGCCTCGCTCTACCAGCAGCGCTACTGGCAGGACGCGCAGCTCGAGGTCGTCGAGCAGCTCGCGCACGACGTCGCTTCGCGCGGCAAGAAGCTCACCCACGTCGCGCTGCGCTGGGTCCTCGACCAGCCCGGCGTCACGGCGGCGATCGTCGGCGCGAGCCGCGCGGAGCAATTGCGCGACTCGCTCGGCGCGCTGAAGATCGAGCTGGACGACGCCGACCGCCGCGCCTGCGACGAGGCCTGGTACGCGCTGCCGCGCCGCCGCCCCGAGGAGGAGCGCTGA
- a CDS encoding phosphotransferase encodes MIAAQFPELTGLSVEPFGNGWDNTAYLVGGTYVFRFPRRTIAVPLIEREVAILPLLAPALPAPIPVPCFAGIPTEAFPWPFAGYVHLAGTTVSELPRATFGTRLAGELGAFLRALHRIVPSAAVARGLPPDDIGRLAHERRFALACNRLAELHAAGVIPSPISLTEQLARIAPQPGEGALCIVHGDLYARHVLVNQEGGLGGVIDWGDVHLGNPALDLAVVDLIFTPVEAKAFFAAYGPADARTLELARYRAIYHATLTVHYGWHTSDPALLAQGTATLERLGGDSDEVTTELNEVYATEKSREEPLDRSAASVLDDEGW; translated from the coding sequence ATGATTGCGGCACAGTTCCCAGAGCTCACCGGCCTGAGCGTCGAACCGTTCGGTAACGGCTGGGACAATACGGCCTACCTGGTCGGCGGTACGTACGTGTTCCGGTTTCCGCGCCGCACGATCGCCGTTCCGCTCATCGAGCGCGAGGTCGCGATTTTACCGCTGCTCGCACCCGCGCTTCCCGCGCCGATTCCGGTGCCGTGTTTCGCCGGCATTCCGACTGAAGCGTTTCCGTGGCCGTTCGCGGGCTACGTGCACCTCGCCGGGACGACGGTCTCCGAGCTACCCCGTGCCACGTTCGGCACGCGGCTCGCGGGCGAGCTCGGCGCGTTCTTGCGCGCACTCCATCGGATCGTTCCGAGCGCCGCGGTCGCGCGCGGCTTGCCGCCGGACGACATCGGCCGGCTCGCGCACGAGCGGCGCTTTGCGCTGGCCTGCAACCGGCTCGCCGAACTGCATGCTGCCGGCGTCATTCCAAGCCCGATCTCGTTGACGGAGCAGCTGGCCCGCATCGCGCCGCAGCCGGGCGAAGGCGCGCTGTGCATCGTTCACGGCGATCTCTATGCGCGCCACGTGCTCGTGAACCAAGAGGGCGGACTCGGCGGCGTGATCGACTGGGGTGATGTCCATCTCGGCAATCCCGCGCTCGACCTCGCCGTTGTCGATCTCATCTTCACGCCCGTCGAGGCCAAAGCGTTCTTTGCCGCATACGGCCCGGCCGACGCGCGCACGCTCGAGCTCGCACGCTACCGAGCGATATACCATGCAACTCTCACCGTGCACTACGGCTGGCACACATCCGATCCAGCGCTTTTGGCCCAAGGCACAGCGACGCTGGAGCGCCTCGGCGGTGACTCGGATGAAGTAACAACCGAGCTGAACGAGGTGTACGCCACCGAGAAGAGCCGCGAAGAGCCCCTCGATCGTTCAGCGGCGAGCGTCTTGGACGACGAAGGCTGGTGA